A window of Komagataeibacter medellinensis NBRC 3288 contains these coding sequences:
- a CDS encoding phage tail sheath protein, translating into MTIYQSGQINTNSLNVPDLYVQVLKPQNIALNDVSTGRIGLVGTATWGPVGTPVIVGSMGDCLSAFGPKQALASDIGTAVNIAIMQGASDFRCVRVSDGTDAAATGTLDGVSLTAMHTGSAGNALSATLVADPIITTHYTLSISHATLGSRSYRGTTWAVLATAVAADSMALVRIGLPSTVPALAAGSVTLAGGADGAAPTTAAFLGTDGATRTGLYALRGQGCALGILAGVSDSTSWTTQAAFGLGEGVYMIACGPAGDGIASAVAAKAAAGLDSYAVKLMFGDWLWWNDDTNGTMLVPPQAFVAGLLGGLSPERSSLNKELYGAIGSQKAGLVSGGTSQTYSTAELSALFAAGIDVICNPAPGGSYWAVRGGISTSSDGVSDDDSYTRLTNYLAETLNAGMGAFVGEVISATLFGDIRAVLLGTLSNMAASGILASASWAVVCDATNNPQAETALGYVRADVQVRYQGINRFFVVNLQGGASVTLAAATAG; encoded by the coding sequence ATGACCATCTACCAGTCCGGCCAGATCAACACCAACAGCCTGAACGTGCCCGACCTGTATGTGCAGGTCCTCAAACCGCAGAACATTGCGCTCAATGATGTCTCCACCGGGCGCATCGGTCTGGTGGGCACCGCCACATGGGGGCCGGTGGGCACGCCGGTCATTGTGGGGAGCATGGGGGACTGCCTGTCCGCCTTCGGCCCCAAGCAGGCGCTGGCCAGCGATATCGGCACCGCCGTCAACATCGCCATCATGCAGGGCGCATCGGATTTCCGCTGCGTGCGCGTAAGTGATGGTACCGACGCCGCCGCCACCGGCACGCTCGATGGCGTGAGCCTGACCGCGATGCACACCGGCAGCGCGGGCAATGCGCTTAGCGCCACGCTGGTGGCCGATCCCATTATCACCACGCATTACACCCTGAGCATAAGCCACGCCACGCTGGGCAGCCGTAGCTACCGGGGGACCACGTGGGCGGTGCTGGCAACGGCGGTAGCGGCGGACAGCATGGCGCTGGTGCGCATCGGCCTGCCATCCACCGTGCCCGCCCTTGCCGCAGGCTCGGTCACGCTGGCGGGCGGGGCGGATGGCGCGGCACCGACCACGGCGGCCTTCCTCGGCACCGATGGCGCAACCCGCACCGGGCTGTACGCCCTGCGCGGACAGGGCTGTGCGCTGGGTATACTGGCGGGTGTGAGTGACAGCACGAGCTGGACCACGCAGGCCGCGTTCGGCCTGGGGGAAGGAGTGTACATGATCGCCTGCGGCCCGGCGGGCGATGGTATCGCCAGTGCCGTGGCCGCCAAGGCCGCAGCCGGGCTGGACAGCTACGCCGTCAAGCTGATGTTTGGCGACTGGCTATGGTGGAATGACGACACCAACGGCACCATGCTGGTCCCGCCGCAGGCGTTTGTGGCCGGACTGCTGGGCGGGCTTTCGCCCGAGCGCTCGAGCCTGAACAAGGAACTGTATGGCGCCATTGGCAGCCAGAAGGCGGGGCTTGTCTCGGGTGGTACGAGCCAGACCTATTCCACCGCCGAGCTTTCGGCCCTGTTTGCCGCCGGTATCGACGTAATCTGCAATCCCGCTCCCGGCGGCAGCTATTGGGCGGTGCGCGGCGGCATCAGCACCTCCAGCGACGGGGTGAGTGATGATGACAGCTATACCCGCCTGACCAACTACCTTGCCGAGACCCTGAACGCGGGCATGGGCGCCTTTGTGGGCGAGGTCATCAGCGCCACGCTGTTTGGTGATATCCGCGCCGTGCTGCTGGGCACGCTGTCCAACATGGCGGCCAGCGGCATCCTGGCCAGCGCATCATGGGCGGTGGTGTGCGATGCCACCAACAACCCGCAGGCCGAAACCGCCCTGGGCTACGTACGCGCCGATGTGCAGGTGCGCTACCAGGGCATCAACCGCTTCTTTGTCGTCAACCTGCAAGGTGGGGCAAGTGTTACGCTGGCCGCCGCTACCGCGGGCTGA
- a CDS encoding phage scaffolding protein, protein MTASVPQSPNPETLRHEMDALRAERDAAVAARATLEADLARATEQATTARTRASRAVIRAEARAMAARMGAVEPADVVRLVDLSTVTLAEDGTPQGLDSLMEAARESRAYLFTPAQPASGAATGTTAAGPAPRAGDPTPFDARTAGARDVKAAASAAGLRWPVAN, encoded by the coding sequence ATGACCGCCAGCGTGCCTCAGTCCCCCAACCCTGAAACCCTGCGCCACGAGATGGATGCCCTGCGTGCCGAACGTGATGCGGCAGTCGCTGCCCGCGCCACGCTGGAGGCCGACCTTGCGCGCGCTACCGAACAGGCCACTACCGCGCGCACCCGCGCCAGCCGCGCCGTAATCCGCGCCGAGGCCCGCGCCATGGCCGCCCGCATGGGGGCGGTGGAACCGGCTGATGTGGTGCGGCTGGTGGACCTGTCCACTGTTACATTGGCCGAGGATGGCACACCGCAGGGGCTGGATAGCCTGATGGAGGCCGCGCGTGAAAGCCGGGCCTACCTGTTCACCCCGGCCCAGCCTGCATCGGGGGCTGCGACTGGCACCACCGCCGCAGGCCCCGCCCCGCGCGCGGGTGACCCGACCCCGTTCGATGCCCGCACGGCAGGCGCGCGCGACGTGAAGGCCGCCGCCAGTGCGGCGGGCCTGCGTTGGCCCGTGGCGAATTAG
- a CDS encoding portal protein, with protein sequence MDWQELSQTYPRDPDLPARAHRLAALGRVLEGTQYDAIPNPFGREYNGAGEYIPLSARRPSVRTNMCRAVVDDAVSLLFGASHWPGLVATDPHLPTILAQLAAETALPALMMQAATRGAIGSSAMLLEAVQHGLRIQVHDTRYLTPAWDGAGEIATMTECYKVTGAMLAAQGWPIGVDDATSVFWWLRAWDRTDCHVYVPQRVDAGLPTRIDPARSTHHGLGFVPWVWMANLAAPGVMDGPCTFAPAIDTVIECDYLLSQSGRGLKYSADPRLVIRAGPDPYADGTPASSGGASTALTLPLDGDAKLLEINGDAAGAMRDHYRELRASVMEQIHGNRAQADSLSAPTSGRAMEMLYQPLLWLTDRMRLSYGEYGLLALYRMACRFSHVLAGGLRIGGQDYVGLDAAGLALQWPPYFPGTEGEIAQLAQGLGVAVQGGFLSRQSACALFAARAGVPGPHGEWARINASSPT encoded by the coding sequence ATGGACTGGCAGGAACTCAGCCAAACCTACCCGCGCGACCCGGACCTGCCCGCGCGCGCCCACCGCCTGGCGGCACTGGGGCGCGTGCTGGAGGGCACGCAGTACGACGCCATTCCCAACCCCTTTGGCCGGGAATATAACGGGGCGGGAGAATACATCCCGCTCTCGGCGCGCAGGCCATCGGTGCGCACCAACATGTGCCGCGCGGTGGTGGATGATGCGGTCTCGCTGCTGTTCGGGGCCTCGCACTGGCCCGGCCTTGTGGCTACCGACCCGCACCTGCCCACCATACTGGCCCAGCTTGCGGCCGAAACCGCGCTGCCCGCGCTGATGATGCAAGCCGCAACCCGTGGTGCCATCGGGTCCAGCGCCATGCTGCTTGAAGCCGTGCAGCACGGCCTGCGCATACAGGTGCATGATACCCGTTACCTGACCCCCGCATGGGATGGCGCGGGCGAGATCGCCACCATGACCGAGTGCTACAAGGTAACTGGCGCCATGCTGGCGGCACAGGGCTGGCCCATCGGGGTGGATGACGCCACCAGCGTCTTCTGGTGGCTTCGCGCATGGGACCGCACGGACTGCCATGTTTACGTGCCGCAGCGTGTCGATGCCGGGCTGCCCACACGCATCGACCCTGCGCGCAGCACCCATCACGGCCTTGGTTTCGTGCCGTGGGTGTGGATGGCCAACCTGGCCGCACCCGGCGTGATGGATGGCCCATGCACCTTCGCGCCCGCCATTGATACGGTGATCGAGTGTGACTACCTACTCTCGCAATCCGGGCGGGGGCTGAAATACAGCGCCGATCCCCGGCTTGTCATCCGCGCGGGGCCGGACCCCTACGCGGATGGCACGCCCGCCAGCAGCGGCGGCGCTTCCACGGCCCTTACGCTACCGCTGGATGGCGATGCCAAGCTGCTGGAAATAAACGGCGATGCGGCGGGAGCCATGCGCGACCATTACCGCGAACTACGCGCCAGCGTGATGGAGCAGATCCACGGCAACCGCGCGCAGGCCGACAGCCTGTCCGCCCCCACATCGGGCCGTGCAATGGAAATGCTCTACCAGCCGCTGCTGTGGCTGACCGATCGCATGCGGCTCAGTTATGGGGAATACGGGCTGCTGGCGCTGTACCGCATGGCCTGCCGCTTCTCGCACGTGCTGGCCGGTGGGCTGCGCATTGGCGGGCAGGATTACGTGGGGCTGGATGCGGCCGGGCTTGCACTGCAATGGCCGCCCTACTTCCCCGGCACCGAGGGCGAGATTGCCCAACTGGCGCAGGGGCTGGGGGTGGCGGTGCAGGGTGGTTTCCTGTCGCGCCAGAGTGCGTGCGCCCTGTTTGCCGCGCGCGCGGGCGTGCCGGGGCCTCATGGCGAATGGGCACGCATCAATGCCAGCAGCCCGACCTGA